A stretch of Aerococcus urinaehominis DNA encodes these proteins:
- a CDS encoding ABC transporter ATP-binding protein has product MFAIFKKLSWFFKLRWKSYGFGVIALIICAILSAATPRIIGQLIDVIAQGQLTWPILFTYTGLILFFAILMYALRYGWRTAIFGNSTLLESILRNRLFKHFTQMDAEFFHHYRTGDLMAHATNDLAALRFVAGGGILTLTDSISISIVTLASMFLMVDWQLTLITILPFPLLIIASRFLGRLINRRFRVSLESFSAMNDRVQESVGGMKVIKAFGEELDNQADFEAETANVVEKNRLVYQVEAAYRPIITLITGFSYIIALFAGSYYVANGRISIGQLIAFFSYLGMMAWPLLAVGNLVNTLERGNASYDRIADLLSYQAAIVEKENPIRQVPAGDIDFQITSFTYPDDQTPTLRDVHFYLPAGKSLGIVGKTGSGKTTIFKLLQRQYDNYQGQIKLGGYQIQDYSLDSLSQAIASVPQDNFLFSTTIRDNIRFGRPEMSQDQVEHYAKLAGVHQDILGFEQGYDTEVGERGVSLSGGQKQRIAIARALAIEADCLILDDSLSAVDAKTEQEILDHLKENRAGKTTLIAAHRLSSLMHADEIIVLDQGAIVERGSHQDLIDQAGWYSQMYHQQQLEDQIGGDAMARKPVKFSLKDQGQILSLLFNFAKAYWPGFLLALAMMVIVSTVTAVLPMIIQTYLDDYIVTQSVSLRISLIFSSLYLGLTLVQSLATYIQDYSFKLAAENTVASIRNRVYQHVTQLGMRFFDQVSNGTIVSRVTNDTETIKQFWNVFLTFLSGFFNIISIMIAMFSLDQDLAWLFVAFTPIMVLLIYLYQKYSTVIYGRMREALSQLNARLSESISGMGIIQQFGQEDRMRQAFDEVNQTYVVARKAMFAMNALLLNPAISLLEALALVLVLYIFGLQDLQGLAVDIGVLYAFTSYAGSFFRPMGQMMDSLSIFQDGLVSGYRIRDLLAYDAYAPTSRPGSQAKIGQAGLSVKNLNFSYDGDHQVLKDISFEVPAGQTVAFVGQTGSGKSSIINVLMRFYDYQSGEIRIDGHDLRDISMTNLRNQVGLVLQDSFMFYGSVADNIRLHGDYDDAMVQAAARFVHADGFIEDLPDGYDSQVIEGGAAFSTGQKQLLSFARTILREPSLLILDEATANIDTETEAHIQSGLANMRRGRTTIMIAHRLSTIKDADQIFVLKQGRIIEAGNHDDLIALGGTYYDMYQLQNFTDHLVD; this is encoded by the coding sequence ATGTTTGCCATCTTTAAAAAGCTATCTTGGTTTTTTAAGTTAAGGTGGAAGTCTTACGGATTTGGGGTGATCGCCCTCATTATCTGCGCAATCTTATCTGCGGCCACACCTAGAATTATTGGTCAGCTTATAGATGTGATTGCCCAAGGTCAACTCACCTGGCCAATTTTATTTACATATACAGGATTAATTTTATTTTTTGCTATATTAATGTACGCCCTACGTTATGGCTGGCGAACTGCAATCTTTGGTAACTCTACCTTATTGGAGTCCATACTAAGGAATCGATTGTTTAAACATTTTACTCAGATGGATGCAGAATTTTTCCACCACTACCGTACGGGTGACTTGATGGCCCATGCGACTAATGATTTAGCTGCCCTACGTTTTGTAGCAGGTGGGGGCATACTTACCTTGACTGATTCGATTTCTATTTCAATTGTTACGTTAGCTTCGATGTTTTTAATGGTGGATTGGCAATTAACCTTGATCACAATTTTGCCCTTTCCACTCCTGATTATTGCCTCTCGTTTCCTTGGTCGCCTAATCAACCGCCGTTTTCGCGTGTCTTTAGAATCTTTTTCAGCCATGAACGACCGGGTCCAAGAATCGGTTGGTGGCATGAAGGTCATCAAGGCTTTTGGTGAAGAGTTAGATAATCAAGCTGATTTTGAGGCAGAGACAGCTAATGTGGTAGAAAAAAACCGCTTAGTCTATCAAGTAGAAGCCGCCTATCGGCCAATTATTACGCTGATTACTGGCTTTTCCTACATTATTGCCTTGTTTGCTGGCTCTTACTATGTGGCCAATGGCCGAATTAGTATTGGCCAGCTAATTGCTTTCTTTTCCTACCTAGGTATGATGGCCTGGCCATTGCTAGCAGTAGGCAATCTTGTAAATACACTAGAGCGAGGCAATGCCTCGTACGACCGGATAGCTGATTTGCTAAGTTATCAAGCTGCTATTGTCGAAAAGGAAAATCCAATTAGACAGGTACCAGCCGGGGATATTGATTTTCAAATTACTAGTTTTACCTACCCTGATGACCAAACGCCTACCTTACGTGATGTGCATTTTTATTTACCAGCTGGTAAAAGCTTAGGAATTGTTGGTAAAACTGGTAGCGGTAAAACGACGATTTTTAAATTACTACAAAGACAATATGATAATTATCAAGGTCAGATTAAATTAGGCGGTTACCAGATCCAAGATTATAGTTTGGATAGCTTAAGTCAGGCCATAGCTAGTGTACCCCAAGACAATTTTCTCTTTTCAACGACTATTAGGGATAACATCCGCTTTGGACGCCCTGAAATGAGTCAAGACCAGGTAGAACACTATGCTAAGTTAGCTGGTGTGCACCAGGATATTCTTGGTTTTGAACAAGGTTACGATACCGAAGTAGGCGAACGTGGTGTTTCCTTATCTGGGGGGCAAAAACAACGTATTGCAATCGCCAGAGCCCTAGCCATAGAAGCAGATTGTCTAATATTAGATGATTCCTTATCGGCTGTAGATGCTAAAACTGAGCAAGAAATTCTGGACCATCTCAAAGAAAATCGAGCTGGTAAAACTACCCTCATTGCTGCTCATCGCTTATCTTCCCTGATGCATGCCGATGAAATTATTGTGCTTGACCAGGGGGCAATTGTCGAAAGAGGTAGCCACCAGGACTTAATCGACCAGGCTGGTTGGTATAGTCAGATGTATCACCAACAGCAATTAGAAGACCAGATAGGAGGGGATGCAATGGCGCGTAAACCAGTAAAGTTTAGCCTGAAAGACCAGGGCCAAATTTTAAGCCTGCTATTTAATTTTGCTAAAGCTTATTGGCCAGGTTTCCTCTTAGCCCTGGCAATGATGGTTATCGTATCAACTGTTACAGCTGTTTTGCCGATGATTATACAAACTTACTTGGATGACTATATTGTGACCCAGTCTGTTAGCTTGAGAATCAGTTTGATTTTTTCGAGCCTATATTTGGGACTGACTCTAGTCCAAAGCCTAGCAACTTATATTCAGGATTACAGTTTTAAATTAGCAGCTGAGAATACGGTTGCCAGTATTCGTAACCGAGTTTATCAACATGTCACCCAATTAGGGATGCGGTTTTTTGACCAGGTATCCAATGGCACAATTGTTTCCCGAGTTACCAATGACACAGAAACCATCAAGCAATTCTGGAATGTCTTTTTAACTTTCTTAAGTGGCTTTTTTAATATCATATCAATCATGATTGCTATGTTTAGTTTAGATCAGGATTTGGCTTGGCTCTTTGTAGCCTTTACGCCCATCATGGTCCTATTAATTTACCTCTATCAAAAATATTCAACCGTAATATATGGCCGGATGCGCGAAGCCCTCAGCCAACTTAATGCACGTTTGAGTGAATCAATTTCAGGTATGGGGATTATTCAACAATTTGGCCAAGAAGACCGGATGCGACAAGCCTTTGATGAAGTCAATCAAACTTATGTGGTAGCTAGGAAGGCTATGTTCGCCATGAATGCCTTGCTATTAAATCCTGCTATTAGTTTATTGGAGGCCCTAGCACTTGTCTTGGTACTTTATATTTTTGGATTACAAGATTTGCAGGGCTTGGCAGTTGATATTGGTGTATTATATGCCTTTACTTCATACGCAGGGTCATTCTTTAGGCCGATGGGGCAAATGATGGATAGCTTGTCTATTTTCCAGGATGGCTTGGTGTCTGGTTACCGGATTCGTGATTTATTAGCTTATGATGCTTATGCGCCAACCAGCCGTCCTGGTAGTCAGGCTAAGATTGGTCAAGCAGGTTTATCAGTTAAAAACCTAAACTTTTCTTATGATGGTGACCACCAGGTACTTAAGGATATCTCCTTTGAAGTGCCAGCTGGACAAACAGTAGCCTTTGTTGGACAAACAGGCTCAGGAAAGTCATCCATTATTAATGTGCTGATGCGTTTTTATGATTACCAGTCCGGGGAAATAAGAATTGATGGTCATGATTTGCGCGATATTAGTATGACGAATCTGCGTAACCAAGTCGGTTTGGTTTTACAAGACTCCTTTATGTTCTATGGAAGTGTGGCTGATAATATTCGACTCCACGGCGATTATGACGATGCCATGGTCCAAGCAGCAGCTCGCTTCGTTCATGCTGATGGTTTTATTGAAGATTTACCTGATGGCTATGACAGCCAGGTGATTGAGGGTGGCGCTGCCTTTTCAACAGGCCAAAAACAATTGTTAAGTTTCGCCCGTACAATTCTTAGAGAACCCAGCCTCTTGATTTTG
- a CDS encoding YneF family protein: MTTFTWTLLVIVALIAGAAGGFFLARRYMMNYFQENPPISEEMIASMLTQMGQKPSAKRVRQITQSMRGQGRKK; encoded by the coding sequence ATGACAACATTTACTTGGACATTATTAGTAATTGTGGCGCTAATTGCCGGTGCCGCTGGTGGCTTTTTCCTAGCGCGTCGCTATATGATGAATTATTTCCAAGAAAATCCTCCGATTTCAGAAGAAATGATCGCATCCATGTTAACGCAGATGGGTCAAAAACCATCAGCTAAACGGGTAAGACAAATTACCCAGTCCATGCGCGGCCAAGGTCGTAAAAAATAG
- a CDS encoding RluA family pseudouridine synthase, with translation MPDIKNFQVTDQAGHRLDQFLSQRLTGYSRTEIKTWIKEGLVLVNQQPAKAAYKLVVNDQVQVSMPQPVSEEIKLIPQEMPLDIAYEDDDLIVVNKPQGLVVHPSMGHNQDSLVNGLLAYVANQGSQLADNTEAFRPGVVHRLDKDTSGLLLIAKTNQALTSLQQQIQAHSIERRYQGLVYGEVFDQQGLIDAPLARHPKDRTRFTVARDGRPARTHFNLLKRYQGFSLLDFRLETGRTHQIRVHSQFIGHPLVDDPTYARAYQPQFFDQQGQLLHAYGLSFDHPVTGRRLTVKAELPEHFQDILAQLVVKG, from the coding sequence ATGCCTGACATCAAAAATTTTCAGGTGACTGACCAGGCCGGACATAGGCTTGATCAATTTCTGAGCCAGCGCCTAACTGGCTATAGCCGAACTGAAATAAAAACTTGGATAAAGGAAGGCCTAGTCCTAGTTAACCAGCAGCCAGCCAAGGCCGCTTATAAGTTGGTTGTTAATGATCAAGTTCAAGTCAGTATGCCTCAACCAGTATCTGAAGAAATCAAACTAATCCCTCAGGAAATGCCCTTAGACATTGCTTATGAAGACGATGATTTAATTGTTGTTAATAAACCCCAGGGCTTGGTAGTTCATCCATCCATGGGCCATAATCAGGATAGTCTAGTTAATGGGTTACTAGCCTACGTTGCTAACCAGGGAAGTCAGCTTGCTGACAATACCGAGGCCTTCCGTCCAGGAGTCGTTCATCGACTGGACAAGGACACATCTGGTCTCTTGCTAATTGCTAAAACCAACCAGGCGCTGACTAGCTTGCAACAACAAATTCAAGCCCACAGTATTGAACGACGTTACCAAGGTTTGGTTTATGGGGAAGTTTTTGACCAGCAAGGCCTGATTGATGCACCATTAGCTCGTCATCCTAAAGATCGGACCAGGTTTACTGTGGCTCGCGATGGTCGGCCAGCCCGTACCCATTTTAACTTACTCAAGCGTTACCAGGGCTTTTCCTTACTAGACTTCCGGCTAGAGACAGGTCGGACCCATCAAATCAGAGTGCACAGTCAATTTATTGGTCATCCCCTAGTTGATGACCCAACTTATGCCCGGGCCTACCAACCCCAATTTTTTGACCAGCAAGGCCAGTTGCTCCATGCTTATGGTTTAAGTTTTGACCACCCGGTCACTGGACGAAGATTAACCGTAAAGGCAGAATTGCCTGAACACTTTCAGGATATTTTAGCCCAGCTAGTAGTCAAGGGATAA
- the lspA gene encoding signal peptidase II, with protein sequence MLYYLIIALLVGLDQIVKLWTVNNLDLHTGQPLISGLLSLYYIQNDGAAWGMLSGQMWLFYIITVVILVVLIKMLHDEGFNQPLMGWGLSLIIAGAIGNLIDRLHLNYVVDMFRLEFINFPIFNVADICLTLGVGLLVIYLLFVHKEVD encoded by the coding sequence ATGCTCTACTATTTAATAATTGCGCTTTTAGTTGGTCTAGACCAAATCGTCAAACTATGGACTGTTAATAATCTTGACTTGCATACTGGCCAGCCCCTAATCTCTGGCTTGCTATCCCTCTATTACATCCAAAATGATGGGGCAGCTTGGGGAATGTTATCAGGGCAGATGTGGCTCTTTTACATCATTACCGTGGTCATTTTGGTTGTTTTAATCAAAATGCTTCACGATGAAGGTTTTAACCAGCCACTAATGGGCTGGGGGCTCTCCTTGATTATTGCTGGCGCTATCGGTAATTTAATTGATCGACTCCATTTAAATTATGTGGTGGACATGTTCCGTTTAGAATTTATTAATTTTCCCATATTCAATGTTGCCGACATCTGTTTGACCCTGGGTGTAGGCCTACTAGTTATCTACTTACTGTTTGTCCACAAGGAGGTAGACTAA
- a CDS encoding viroplasmin family protein, with protein sequence MAKYYAVRRGRKPGIYRTWDQAKAQVQGYSQAEFKSFTDPDQAQAFMAGGSNRLGSSPGNEEADKGQEMTVYVDGSYDAQSGYYGYGGVVFFQGQKQIYKGSQNKPGLQDMRNVAGEIIGAMQAVKLAKQAGAKSLAIYYDYQGISKWTLEEWQAKNPYTQAYRDYMQAASQDLAISFHKVQAHTGDQYNEEADRLAKLAIRQALKN encoded by the coding sequence ATGGCCAAATACTATGCCGTTCGACGCGGACGCAAGCCGGGCATTTATAGAACCTGGGACCAGGCCAAAGCCCAAGTCCAGGGTTATAGCCAAGCCGAGTTTAAATCTTTTACTGACCCAGACCAGGCTCAGGCTTTTATGGCAGGAGGGAGCAACAGACTTGGTTCAAGTCCAGGAAATGAAGAGGCCGATAAAGGTCAAGAGATGACTGTGTATGTCGATGGTTCTTATGACGCCCAATCAGGCTACTATGGTTATGGCGGTGTGGTCTTTTTCCAAGGGCAAAAACAAATTTATAAGGGTAGTCAAAACAAGCCTGGTCTCCAAGACATGCGAAATGTTGCTGGGGAAATTATCGGCGCCATGCAAGCGGTCAAGCTGGCCAAGCAAGCCGGTGCCAAGTCTCTAGCTATTTATTACGACTATCAGGGAATCAGTAAGTGGACCTTAGAAGAATGGCAGGCTAAAAATCCTTATACCCAGGCTTACCGTGACTATATGCAGGCTGCCAGTCAAGACCTAGCTATTAGCTTCCATAAGGTACAAGCTCATACTGGGGACCAATATAATGAGGAGGCGGATAGGTTAGCCAAGCTAGCAATTCGCCAAGCTCTAAAGAATTAG
- the addA gene encoding helicase-exonuclease AddAB subunit AddA, producing MTKTPSNYTDSQWQAIQADGKHILVSASAGSGKTRVLVTRILEKIKKGISVDQLLVVTFTEKAAKEMKERLETSLKDLVVECQDSELRDHYLSQIHRLPSAHISTIDAFCRQVIQSYYYLIDLDPVYRLVTDQTEEIMNRQDIWEDLKEDLLGQDNPYYLVVADNYASGRGDQGLDEIIFDLYDKARSHANPSAWLDQLLVYYQPSDQLTTSRLYQDLIKPELVSQLQQLLTQYDNLIAITPSQEAVGFAKFSADVKQRRDQLVKLMDLVQVGTYSDLYQAFNQPLAKVRNKVKKDYADDQAMLDYRDQLRDQLKLIKDNYDKIIDKYFAFDEETQLNFLKEASRLAHALVAVEKEFMQAMTAFKTDQRLMDFADVEYYTLQILNESSQPDSLNEASAYYQAKFEEVMVDEYQDVNALQEAILQAVSHQDSDQNMFMVGDIKQSIYRFRFAEPQLFVDKFDAFADGNQGERILLAENFRSRPEILYLTNYIFQQIMDTSLGKIDYNQEAEFKLGSTNYDLDQDMPVELLLFDKDSLADQSLVKDSDEAQVEMIAQRIRQMIDQGEQINDGGPDKWRKIDYGDIVILSATRGHHLAVEKIFADYQIPLEMDNLTNYFTRSEITTILSVMKFIDNPYQDIPLASVLRSPIMGLSESDLAKIRLAGPNMTYYQAMLAYIDQADPRTVLAQKLGQLVAWHEKWRDMARDQSLSQLIWQIYNDTGFLEFAAGMPNGLQRQANLHGLYLRASDFEKTNFKGLFQFIRFIELMQASDNDLEEVKHQDIEGNRVRLMTIHASKGLESPIVFYLNLSRQFNQEDLKGGLVVSDGAGLGVKINNHELHMTYPNLAFQASRDQVHQDMMAEEMRKLYVALTRAEQKLIMLASIDKWEATLLKWQSKIQGGQRLLPYASRLEVRSPLDWIGPALMRHKDFGQINHSVHLETMPAKPGQAFKLQLARLTAADIISQRPQEQVTSNQEIDLAACLSNDHLDQGVVELGPRKFSYPYQNASETTSYQSVSELKRLLYDPDDLRLDHQLMGRPSQQRQVRYVEEDRLVPKFLQEDQGVSAAEIGTANHLLMQTISFDYQPSSQDFRVLFDQLQSRGLIRSQLADHIDFDHLAAFFKTAIGQELIRQADLVKREESFSLTLPAKKIFPETPAKDQLLVHGTIDGFILYPDEILLYDFKTDRIAYLSQDQQADLLRQRYQTQIDLYAEALETIFQKPVKDRIIIGLDTLITVYA from the coding sequence ATGACCAAGACGCCTAGTAATTATACTGATAGCCAGTGGCAGGCTATTCAAGCTGATGGTAAGCATATTCTAGTTTCTGCTTCAGCTGGTTCAGGTAAGACGCGGGTATTAGTTACTCGTATTTTAGAAAAAATAAAAAAGGGTATTTCTGTTGACCAACTCTTGGTGGTCACCTTTACCGAGAAGGCGGCCAAGGAGATGAAGGAAAGGCTAGAGACCAGTCTTAAAGATTTAGTAGTCGAATGCCAGGATTCTGAATTAAGAGACCATTATTTATCTCAAATCCACCGTTTACCATCAGCTCACATTTCAACCATCGATGCCTTTTGCCGCCAGGTCATCCAGTCTTATTACTATTTAATTGACCTAGACCCGGTTTACCGCTTGGTCACCGATCAAACAGAAGAAATAATGAATCGCCAGGATATCTGGGAGGATTTAAAAGAAGACCTATTGGGGCAAGATAATCCTTATTACTTGGTCGTGGCTGATAACTATGCGAGTGGCCGGGGCGACCAGGGCTTGGACGAGATTATTTTTGACCTTTATGATAAAGCCAGATCTCATGCTAACCCGTCAGCCTGGCTTGATCAACTTTTGGTCTATTACCAGCCAAGCGATCAGTTGACTACCAGTCGCCTCTACCAAGATTTAATTAAACCAGAACTAGTTAGCCAATTACAGCAATTGCTCACCCAGTATGATAATTTAATTGCCATAACCCCTAGTCAAGAGGCGGTGGGCTTTGCTAAGTTTAGCGCAGATGTTAAACAGCGACGCGACCAGTTGGTCAAGCTTATGGACCTAGTGCAAGTAGGCACTTATAGCGACTTGTACCAGGCCTTTAATCAGCCCCTGGCTAAGGTCCGCAATAAAGTAAAAAAAGATTATGCTGACGACCAGGCCATGCTTGATTATCGGGACCAATTGCGCGACCAACTTAAACTTATCAAGGATAATTATGACAAAATAATTGATAAGTATTTTGCTTTTGATGAGGAGACCCAGTTAAACTTTCTCAAGGAGGCTAGTCGCTTAGCCCATGCTTTAGTTGCCGTTGAAAAAGAGTTCATGCAAGCTATGACTGCCTTTAAGACAGACCAGAGGCTGATGGACTTTGCTGATGTGGAATACTATACCTTACAAATATTAAATGAGAGCAGCCAACCAGATAGTCTAAATGAGGCCAGCGCTTATTACCAGGCAAAATTTGAAGAAGTCATGGTTGATGAATATCAGGACGTTAATGCCCTCCAAGAAGCTATTTTACAGGCCGTTTCCCACCAGGATTCCGACCAGAATATGTTTATGGTGGGGGATATCAAGCAATCAATATATCGCTTTCGTTTTGCCGAGCCCCAGCTGTTTGTTGATAAATTTGATGCTTTTGCAGATGGGAATCAGGGTGAACGGATTCTATTAGCAGAAAATTTCCGGTCACGACCAGAAATTTTATATCTGACCAACTATATTTTCCAACAAATTATGGACACTAGCCTTGGTAAGATTGATTATAACCAGGAGGCTGAATTTAAACTAGGCTCTACAAACTATGACTTGGACCAGGATATGCCAGTTGAATTACTACTCTTTGATAAGGATAGTTTGGCCGACCAGTCCTTGGTTAAGGATAGTGATGAGGCCCAGGTGGAAATGATTGCCCAGCGCATTCGTCAAATGATTGATCAGGGCGAGCAGATTAATGATGGTGGCCCAGATAAGTGGCGTAAAATTGACTATGGTGACATTGTCATCTTATCGGCAACACGTGGCCACCATTTGGCTGTTGAAAAAATCTTTGCGGATTATCAAATTCCTTTGGAAATGGATAACTTAACTAATTATTTTACCCGGTCTGAAATTACAACCATACTGAGCGTTATGAAATTTATTGATAACCCCTACCAGGATATCCCCTTGGCTTCAGTGCTCAGGTCGCCGATTATGGGCTTGTCAGAGTCTGACCTAGCCAAGATAAGATTAGCTGGGCCTAATATGACTTATTACCAGGCCATGCTAGCTTATATCGACCAGGCTGATCCACGCACAGTTTTGGCCCAAAAGCTTGGTCAATTAGTAGCCTGGCATGAAAAGTGGCGGGATATGGCCCGCGACCAATCGCTCAGCCAACTAATCTGGCAAATTTATAATGACACGGGCTTTTTAGAATTTGCAGCAGGTATGCCTAACGGCTTGCAGCGCCAGGCTAACCTGCATGGTTTATACCTACGGGCTAGTGACTTCGAAAAAACTAACTTCAAAGGTCTGTTCCAATTTATTCGCTTTATTGAATTAATGCAGGCCAGTGATAATGATTTGGAGGAGGTTAAACACCAGGATATTGAGGGCAATCGGGTCCGTTTGATGACCATTCATGCTTCTAAAGGTTTGGAAAGTCCCATTGTTTTTTACTTAAATCTTTCCCGTCAGTTTAACCAGGAAGATCTTAAGGGAGGTTTGGTGGTTTCTGATGGGGCCGGTTTGGGTGTTAAAATTAATAACCATGAACTGCATATGACTTACCCTAACCTAGCTTTTCAAGCTAGTCGTGATCAGGTCCACCAGGATATGATGGCTGAAGAGATGAGAAAGTTGTATGTTGCCCTAACCCGGGCTGAGCAAAAGCTAATCATGCTGGCAAGTATTGACAAGTGGGAAGCTACCCTACTTAAATGGCAATCAAAGATTCAAGGTGGCCAGCGTCTCTTACCTTATGCGAGTCGCTTAGAAGTGCGCTCGCCCTTGGATTGGATTGGGCCGGCCCTTATGCGTCATAAAGATTTTGGCCAAATTAATCATAGTGTCCATCTAGAAACCATGCCTGCTAAGCCAGGACAGGCTTTTAAGTTGCAGCTGGCTAGGTTAACTGCGGCTGATATTATCAGCCAACGCCCTCAAGAACAAGTAACTAGTAATCAGGAGATTGATTTGGCGGCCTGTCTATCTAATGACCACCTAGACCAAGGGGTGGTAGAGCTTGGTCCTAGAAAATTTAGCTATCCTTATCAGAATGCTAGTGAAACAACCTCTTACCAGTCAGTTTCTGAGTTAAAACGTCTCCTCTATGATCCAGATGACCTCCGACTTGATCATCAGTTAATGGGTCGACCTAGCCAGCAAAGACAGGTCAGATACGTTGAAGAGGATCGCTTAGTGCCTAAATTTCTTCAGGAAGACCAGGGTGTGAGTGCAGCTGAAATTGGGACCGCCAACCACTTGCTGATGCAGACTATCTCTTTTGATTACCAGCCAAGTAGTCAGGATTTTAGAGTCCTATTTGACCAGCTCCAAAGTCGAGGCTTGATTAGATCACAGTTAGCAGACCATATTGATTTTGACCACTTAGCTGCCTTTTTTAAGACGGCCATCGGTCAAGAGTTGATTAGACAGGCTGACTTGGTTAAGCGAGAAGAATCTTTCTCGTTGACTTTACCCGCTAAAAAAATATTCCCTGAGACACCAGCTAAGGACCAATTACTGGTACACGGAACTATTGATGGTTTTATTCTTTATCCAGATGAGATTTTACTTTATGATTTCAAAACTGACCGGATTGCCTATCTCAGTCAAGACCAACAAGCTGATTTATTAAGGCAGCGTTATCAGACCCAAATCGATTTGTATGCGGAAGCCTTGGAGACCATTTTCCAAAAGCCGGTGAAAGATCGTATCATTATCGGTTTAGACACTTTGATTACCGTCTACGCTTAA